CAATCCCCATCATGATTATTATGGCAAGAATAAAATTCATAACAGGTCCCATTAAAACCATCAAAATTCTTTTGTAAACCTTTGCGTTATTAAGTGCCCGTGGATGATCAATATCCTTGTCTTCACCAAGAGGCTTTACATACCCTCCTATTAAAAACGCCCTCACAGAATATTCGGTTTCTTTTCCCTTTATACTAAAGAGTTTGGGACCAAACCCAATGGCAAACTCTTCAACAAGTACACCTGAAAGTTTACATACAATAAAATGTCCAAATTCATGAACAAGTATCACTATTGTCAGCACAATCAAAGCCAGTATAAGATTCATTAGTTTTTCTCACCTTCCACAAGATTTTTAAACTTCTGCCTTGCCTCTGCGTCGATTTCCAAAATGTCTTGAATGGATTCCACCTTTTGCTCTCTGTGTCTTTCAATAATTTTAGTTACATAGTTCATAATATCAACAAAGCCAATTTTCCTTTCCAAGAAATATTTTACAGCCTCCTCATTGGCAGCGTTTAGCACAATCGGGTAACTTTCTCCTTTTTTTGCACACTCATATGCAATTTTGAGCAAAAAGAATGTATCAAAATCAGGTTCTTCAAATGTAAGATTTTTTATTTTTGTAAGCTCGAGTGGCATAACTATTTCTCTGCTTCTTTCAGGAAAAGTAAGCGCATACTCAATCGGAAGGCGCATATCAGGATAAGATAGCTGTGCTTTTATAGCCCCATCAACAAATTCAACCATTGAATGAACAATACTCTGAGGATGTATAACAACATCAATATCATCACATCTTTTATCAAAGAAAAACATGGCTTCTATCACTTCAAAGCCTTTGTTTATAAGCGTTGCAGAATCAACTGTGATTTTCTTGCCCATGTTCCATGTAGGATGCTTCAGCACATCTTCCACATTGACACTTTGCAAGTCTTTGAGTTTTTTGCCTCTGAAAGGCCCTCCCGATGCTGTGAGAATTATCTTTTTTACATTTTTTTTGTCTTCACCTACTAGGCACTGAAAAATAGCACTGTGCTCTGAATCAACAGGAATAAGAAGAGGGAGAGAATCTTTTGCTTGTTTTTGGGAAAGAATCCTTTTTATAATCTTTCCACCTGTCACAAGTGTCTCTTTGTTAGCAAGAGCAACTCTTTTGCCTGCCAAAATAGCCTCAACTGTCGGCACTAAACCAGATACACCAACAAGAGCATTTACGATCAAATCTGCTGCTGGATATGTTGCAACACTAATTAGTCCTTTCTGACCTGCTACAACTATCTTATCAGGAAAATTTTCTTTCAATATAGCATAGTATTTCTCATCTACAATACATAAAATGTCAGGGTTAAGCTCTCTTGCTTGCTTAATCAAAAGATCTACATTTTTGTTCGCTGAAAGACCCACAACTCTAATTCCAAGTTTTTTAGCAACATCTATTGTCTGAACACCTATGGACCCGGTTGACCCTAAGATGCATATCTTTTTTGTCATTTACTTCGCCCCTTTAAAAGCAATAATTAAAATAACCCAAATTTTGCAAGAAAATAGATTATTGGTGTGACCATAATTAAGCTGTCAAACCTGTCAAGCACACCACCGTGACCTGGTAAAATAAAACCAAAGTCTTTTTTCTGCTGCTGTCTTTTTAGCATTGAAGCAAACAAATCACCTGTATGGGCAATTATAGACAATATTATACCTTCCACTGTGCTTACAAATAAGGTTTGTAAATCAAAATTCTTGTTAGAAAAAACAAACTGATAAAACCAAACAGCAACCATACCTCCAACCATTGCTCCAAAAAAGCCTTCTAAACTTTTCTTAGGACTTATATTACTCCATATTCTCCTTTTGCCAAGTGCAAGACCAGCAAAATACGCAAAAGTATCTGAAAGCCAGCATATAAGATATGGTAGCCATATTAATCTTTTTCCACTTTCAAATTCATCCAAAAGCACTAAAAACAATATAGGAAAAACTATATAAATGAAAGAAAACATAACATAAATTATATTTTGCGAAGCTATCCTGTTTTTAAAGCTTTCTATAAGGGCAAGTAGAAAAAGAAGCATAAATAAAACAAACATTTTGTTACCAATATTAACATCACTGAGAACAACAATGCAGCTCAATGCTATGCTCAAATATAGCATATATCTTTCTATCTTAAACAAATTGAAAAATTCATACAGAGCAACTGCTGCAACAAGAGCACCAAAAATCTTTAGCCAAATACCACCAAGAAAATTTGCCAAAGCTACCAACGTTATTCCCCAGATAGCAGTGATTATTCTCTGTTTCATCCTATTTCCTCCAAAAAGGCTATTTAACCCCGCCAAATCTTCTGTCTCTTTTTTGATAATCTTCGATAGCCTTTAAAAGATGCTCCTTTTTGAAGTCTGGCCATAGGACATTCGAAAACCAAAATTCTGTATATGATATCTGCCATAAAAGAAAGTTTGAAACCCTCATCTCTCCACTCGGTCTTATCAAAAGGTCAGGATCAGGAATATCATATGTGTAAAGGTATTTTTTAAAGAGCTCTTCATCAACATCTTCGATATCAATTTTACCATTCTTTATGTCCAAAGCCAAATTTTTTACCGCATTTATTATTTCCTGTCTTCCACCATAATTGAGGGCTATAACAACACAAAGTCCACGTTTGTCTTTAGTCCTTCCTTCAGCACTTATAATCCTTTCTTGAATATCTTTATCAAGTTTTGAAATATCCCCTATAACCTTGATTCTTATCTGGGTCTTTTTTATAAGGTTTTCTATCTCTGTATCAAAGAATTCTCTCAAAAGATTCATAAGATTTTCAACTTCATCTTTAGGCCTTTTCCAGTTTTCTGTCGAAAAAGCGTAAACTGTAAGGTACTTTAATCCTATTTCATCAGCAAAAAGGACTATCTCTTTTAGCTTCTGCGCACCAAACCTGTGCCCCGCCGAGCGTGGAAGACCTCTTTTTTTTGCCCATCTTCCATTTCCATCCATAATAATTGCAATGTGCTGTGGCATCTTTTCTTTTTCTATTTTTATTTTTTTTCTTTTCAAAAATTCTAACATTTGACTCCATACTCCCTTTTTATTGATTAAAAAAATAACGGGGTTGCTGCCCCGCCAAACCCTTCAAAATTCTTACTATCGTTGCTAAAAGTCTATACTTCCATAATCTCCTTTTCCTTTGCACTCAAAAGTTTCTCAATTTGCTCTATGTATTTGTCGTGAAGTTTTTGGACATCCTCTTCGGCATCTTTGAGATCATCTTCTGTAATTTCATTGTTCTTTTTCATTTTTTTGTACTCATCAAGCGCCTCTCTTCTTATGTTCCTGATTGCCACCTTTGCATCTTCAGCCATCTTTTTGACCTGTTTTACAAGTTCTTTTCTTCTTTCTTCTGTGAGTTCAGGGAAAATAAGTCTTATAACCTTTCCATCATTTGTTGGATTTACTCCAAGGTCAGACTTTTGAATGGCTTTTTCAATTTCTTTGAGCATTCTTGCTTCCCATGGCTGGATAACAATCATTCTCGCTTCGGGAACGGTTATGCTTGCAACCTGCGGAATGGGAGTTGGAACCCCATAATAGTCAACCATCACCTTGTCCAGAATATGAGGATTTGCTCTTCCTGCTCTGACTGTAGCAAACTCCTCTTTTAACGTCTCAATTGCCTTTTTCATCTTCTCCTCTGCAACCTGAATAGGTTCTGCCATTTTACTTTGCCTCCTTTACATTTACAATTGTTCCTATGTTTTCGCCCATAACAGCCTTGAGAATATTTCCTTTTGCAAGCTCAAACACCAAAATAGGAATTTCATTGTCCATGCACATAGATGTTGCTGTTGAGTCCATAACCTCAAGTCGCTGATTGATGACATCTAAGTAAGTGATAAAGTCATACTTTTTAGCATTTGGATTTTTCTTCGGGTCACTGTCATAAACACCATCTACTTTTTTTGCAAGAAGTATTGCTTCTGCTTCAATCTCAGCAGCACGCAAAGCTGCAGCAGTGTCTGTTGAGAAGAAAGGATTGCCTGTACCACAAGCAAAAATCACAACCCTTCCCTTTTCCAGATGGCGAATTGCCCGGCGTCGGATGTACGGTTCTGCAATCTGTCTCATCTCTATTGCGCTCTGAACTCTTGTCGGAATGCCTCTTTTTTCAAGAATGCTCTGAAGTGCAAGTGAATTAATAACAGTTGCAAGCATTCCCATATAGTCGGCTGTTGCCCTGTCTATGTGTTCAGCACTTCTTCCTCTGAAGAAGTTGCCTCCACCAACTACAATAGCAACTTCTACCCCAAGCTCCCTTACCTTTTCAATCTCATCACAGATGGTTTCAACAACCTGCCAGTCAATTCCAAAACCCTTTTCACCGCCCAAAGCTTCACCACTTAATTTTAATATTACCCTTTTGTACTTTGGATTAACCATCTTTATCTTCTCCTTCTTTACGATAATATTTTACAAACAAACCTGCCCGCATATCAAGAGTTTTTGCTCAAAAAAAGGGAACACCACTTTTCAATAAAATAGTGTTCCCTTCCACTGCCATATTTAAAATTTTAGCATGAAGCAGCCTTTTCAATTCCTTCTCCTCTTTCAAATCTTGCAAATCTTCTTATAACAATATTTTCGCCAATTTTTGCAATTTTTTCTGTGAGCAAGTCTTTTATCTTCATATCAGGGTTTTTAATCCAAGGCTGCTCAAGCAAGCAAACCTCTTCAAAGAACTTTTCAAGTCTACCCTCAACAATTCTGTCAACAACATTTTCTGGTTTTCCTTCATTCAAAGCCTGCTGTCTTAAAATTGCCTTTTCTTTTTCAATTACCTCTGGAGGCACCTCTTCTCTTGAAACATACTTAGGATTTGCTGCTGCAATCTGCATAGCAATGTCCTTTGCAAATTGTCTAAACTCCTCATTTCTTGCAACAAAGTCTGTCTCGCAATTTATCTCTACCAAAACACCAATTCTACCGTTTCCATGAATATAACTTTCAACAATACCTTCTGCTGCAACACGTGAAGCCTTCTTTGCTGCTTTTGCAAAACCTCTTTCTCTCAAAAGTTCTATTGCCTTGTCCATATCGCCGCCTGCATCTTCTAAAGCCTTTTTGCAGTCCATCATACCAGCACCTGTTTTTTCTCTGAGCTCCTTCACCATCTCAGCAGTAATCATGAAAAATCCCTCCTACAATTGTTTGATAAAAAAACATATTATTCTTCATCTATGTCATCATCAGCTGTTATCTCTACCTGTCCAGACGCTTTATCTGCCTCTTGAGATGAAGTATTAGCAGGTGTAAACTGCTCACCTTCTCTTCCCTCAATCACAGCATCTGCAATTTTAGATGTGATGAGCTTTACGGCACGGATTGCATCATCATTTCCAGGAATTACATAGTCAATCTCGTCAGGATCGCAGTTTGTATCGACAATCGCAACTATTGGAATCCCAAGCTTTCTTGCCTCAAGCACGGCATTTCTTTCTTTTCGTGGATCAACAATGTACAAGATGTCAGGAATGCGTGGCATGTTCTGAATACCACCAAGATACTTCAAAAGTCTTTCTTTTTCTTTCCTCAAGAGATTTACTTCTTTCTTGGGCAGAACATCAAATGTGCCGTCCTCTTCCATTCGCTGGAGCTCTTTTAACCTTTCTATTCTTGTCTTGATTGTTCTGAAGTTGGTTAAAAGCCCACCAAGCCATCGTTGATTGATGTAAAACATTCCGCATCTTTCTGCCTCTTCTTTGATTGTCTCTTGAGCTTGCTTTTTTGTTCCAACAAATAGGACAATCTTGCCCTCTGCTACCTGAGACTTTACAAACTCATAAGCTTCGTCCATTTTCTTTACTGTCTTTTGAAGGTCAATGATATAAATCCCATTTCTTTCAGTAAAGATATACTCAGCCATCTTGGGATTCCATCTGCGTGTCTGATGACCAAAATGCACACCTGCTTCAAGAAGCTGTTTCATAGTTAAAACTGGCATCTTCTTTTTACCTCCCTCAATTCGGTTTTTCTTCGAGCCGGATAATAAGAAGGCTTCTTATGCCTTCCACCGAAGATTTCCGACTCTGCTTTTTTACAAAGCCGAGAATATTATAACATAGGTTTATATTAATCACAAGACAATATTGTTTTTTTGCAAAAATTTTTATATAATCATATCTGCAAAACCCCCCAAATTTTATTTTGAAGGTCTATATCCAAAAAAAGAGGTCATGGCAAGTTGCCGTGACCTCTTTTTCTTTATATCTTCTCCAGCACAAATCCCTTTTCTTTTGCATCATTGTAAGAAAACACATTTCGTGTATCAATAATAATTGCCTCAGAAGGAGGAATGTACTCAAAAATTTCTTCAAACTCTATCCCATGCTGCTTTGCCAAAATCAAAACAAGCTGTACATCTTTCAAAGTCTCTTGCAAGCTGCTGACTTTAAAATCATATTCGGTTTTTACCGCAGGGTCAAACGCTTTAACCTCAACGCCTCGAGCTTGTAAGATTTTAATTATTTCAATAGCTGGGCTGAGCCTGTCGTCAGAAGAATAATCTTTCATCGCAATGCCAAGCACCGCAACCTTTTTTGAACATTTGTACTTTTCGATAGTTTTCATAACAAGGTCAGAAATATAACCAGGTATGCCTTCATTAAACATTCTTGCTGTTTTAGAAATTTTTAGCTCAATACCCAGCTCCTGTGCCTTTGCATCTAAATAATAAAATGCATTAGGGATGCAAAATCCTCCAACCCCAGGTCCAGGATACAAGAGATTTACTCTTTTGTGAGTGTTTGCAACCTTTATTACCTCAAATATATCAAGGTTCATCGCCTTTGTAAATCTCTCAAACTCGTTTACCATCGCAATATTTATATCCCTTTGCAGATTCTCTATAACCTTTGCTGTCTCAACAACTTCAAACGACGATGCAACAATTATCTCCTCTTTACATATCACCTTTATCAAATCAACAGCTCTTCTTACGCTATTTTCACAAAATCCTGCCAAAGCAGTAGGCATATTTTCAAACTCTTCAAAAGCCTTTCCCTCTGCAATCCTCTCTGAGGCATAGGCCAAATAAAAGTCCTCTCCACATTTCAAGCCATTCTCTTCTAATATCGGGAGAAATATATTTCTTGTTGTACCCGGCACAACAGTTGAGCGTAAAAGTATTAACTGATTTTTTCTCAAGTTTTTGCTTATCTCTTCGGCACATGAAACAAGATAATCAAAATAAGGTTTCCCTCCATAAACAGGAATTGGTACTGTAACTATTATATCGTTCACATTTTCAAGTGCTTTTCTGTAATCTGTCGTGGGAATAAAGTTTTCATTTTCAAGCTGCTCCTTTAAAATCTCCTGTATAGTCTTCCCTTTGTAACTTTCTAAATGGTGAGTCTCTCCCTTTTTAAGCTCCTCAACCAATTTTTCATTGCTATCAACACCAAAGACTTTATAACCTTTCATTGCAAACGAAAGAGCAAGGGGAAGACCAACATATCCAAGTCCAATTACACATACGCTATTCAATGTTTATCCCTTCCCTCTTTAGTATATCAATAATTTCAGCTACTCTGCTATCCCAGGAGGTTTTTTTTGCATATTCTATTCTTCTTTCGATCTTTTCAATATCAGGGTTCTGTGCCTCCTGCAGAGCTTGAAAGCACTTTGCAAGCATATCCTCATAGTTTTTGCCAATATACACAACATCAGAAAATTCCTCTACTTGAGGCATATAAGTTGAAACAATTGGTTTTCCGGTTGCCAAATATTCGTAAAACTTTAGCGGACTTACATTCTCTGATAGCTTGTTTGTTCTGAATAAATTCAAGCACACATCAAATTGAGAAACATACTGAGGAAGATCCCGGTGGTCAACCCTTCCAAGCAAATAGACATTCTTTAGCTTTTTTAAAGTGTCAATGTTAACACCAGCGCCCACAGGTCCTATCAAAACAAAAGACCATTCATTTCTTTCTTTTGCCAAATATTCTATAAGCTGAGTATCAATCCATGTATGGATAACACCTACAAAACCAAAAATAGGATGGGGAATATTCTTCATCTCATCGGGTACAGGTAACCTATTTGAAGCCCTATTAAAATGTTCGAACTCAGCACCATTTGGCACAAGATATGTGTGAGGATTTAATGGTTTTAGTTTATTATAAAGTCCCTGCGTTGTTGTGAAAACTACACTGCTTTTTTGAGCAAGCTCATCTTCCATGCGCTCAACTAAAGCTTTGTCAATAAAGCCTTGAAACTCTGAATGTTTGTCTATACAGTCGTAAACTAAAAGACTGTAAGAAAGATGTTCAAGAAGATCAACCGTGTTTGGCATGTAAGTCCATATTATAGGAGATTTTAAATTAAAGTTTTGATAGATAATTTCTTTAACAAAATTTGCTATCATTTTTTGATTGAATTTGTTTATAGCTCTTTTTTTGTTATAAAAAGGAATAATTGGTGGTAGAGCAAATACAAAGAGGTTTTCTTTTATTCTTTTTGGAGATTTTCTAAATCTTGTGAGGTAAGGTCTCAAACTTGGATCTTTTAATGGACCTATCAGAGTCACAGGTGGGTCTAAATAAAATATTCTACAGTTTTTTGGCATTCTTTTCATTATC
The DNA window shown above is from Caldicellulosiruptor owensensis OL and carries:
- a CDS encoding 1-deoxy-D-xylulose-5-phosphate reductoisomerase; protein product: MTKKICILGSTGSIGVQTIDVAKKLGIRVVGLSANKNVDLLIKQARELNPDILCIVDEKYYAILKENFPDKIVVAGQKGLISVATYPAADLIVNALVGVSGLVPTVEAILAGKRVALANKETLVTGGKIIKRILSQKQAKDSLPLLIPVDSEHSAIFQCLVGEDKKNVKKIILTASGGPFRGKKLKDLQSVNVEDVLKHPTWNMGKKITVDSATLINKGFEVIEAMFFFDKRCDDIDVVIHPQSIVHSMVEFVDGAIKAQLSYPDMRLPIEYALTFPERSREIVMPLELTKIKNLTFEEPDFDTFFLLKIAYECAKKGESYPIVLNAANEEAVKYFLERKIGFVDIMNYVTKIIERHREQKVESIQDILEIDAEARQKFKNLVEGEKN
- a CDS encoding phosphatidate cytidylyltransferase, which codes for MKQRIITAIWGITLVALANFLGGIWLKIFGALVAAVALYEFFNLFKIERYMLYLSIALSCIVVLSDVNIGNKMFVLFMLLFLLALIESFKNRIASQNIIYVMFSFIYIVFPILFLVLLDEFESGKRLIWLPYLICWLSDTFAYFAGLALGKRRIWSNISPKKSLEGFFGAMVGGMVAVWFYQFVFSNKNFDLQTLFVSTVEGIILSIIAHTGDLFASMLKRQQQKKDFGFILPGHGGVLDRFDSLIMVTPIIYFLAKFGLF
- the pyrH gene encoding UMP kinase, which gives rise to MVNPKYKRVILKLSGEALGGEKGFGIDWQVVETICDEIEKVRELGVEVAIVVGGGNFFRGRSAEHIDRATADYMGMLATVINSLALQSILEKRGIPTRVQSAIEMRQIAEPYIRRRAIRHLEKGRVVIFACGTGNPFFSTDTAAALRAAEIEAEAILLAKKVDGVYDSDPKKNPNAKKYDFITYLDVINQRLEVMDSTATSMCMDNEIPILVFELAKGNILKAVMGENIGTIVNVKEAK
- the tsf gene encoding translation elongation factor Ts; translation: MITAEMVKELREKTGAGMMDCKKALEDAGGDMDKAIELLRERGFAKAAKKASRVAAEGIVESYIHGNGRIGVLVEINCETDFVARNEEFRQFAKDIAMQIAAANPKYVSREEVPPEVIEKEKAILRQQALNEGKPENVVDRIVEGRLEKFFEEVCLLEQPWIKNPDMKIKDLLTEKIAKIGENIVIRRFARFERGEGIEKAASC
- the rpsB gene encoding 30S ribosomal protein S2, whose translation is MPVLTMKQLLEAGVHFGHQTRRWNPKMAEYIFTERNGIYIIDLQKTVKKMDEAYEFVKSQVAEGKIVLFVGTKKQAQETIKEEAERCGMFYINQRWLGGLLTNFRTIKTRIERLKELQRMEEDGTFDVLPKKEVNLLRKEKERLLKYLGGIQNMPRIPDILYIVDPRKERNAVLEARKLGIPIVAIVDTNCDPDEIDYVIPGNDDAIRAVKLITSKIADAVIEGREGEQFTPANTSSQEADKASGQVEITADDDIDEE
- a CDS encoding nucleotide sugar dehydrogenase; the protein is MNSVCVIGLGYVGLPLALSFAMKGYKVFGVDSNEKLVEELKKGETHHLESYKGKTIQEILKEQLENENFIPTTDYRKALENVNDIIVTVPIPVYGGKPYFDYLVSCAEEISKNLRKNQLILLRSTVVPGTTRNIFLPILEENGLKCGEDFYLAYASERIAEGKAFEEFENMPTALAGFCENSVRRAVDLIKVICKEEIIVASSFEVVETAKVIENLQRDINIAMVNEFERFTKAMNLDIFEVIKVANTHKRVNLLYPGPGVGGFCIPNAFYYLDAKAQELGIELKISKTARMFNEGIPGYISDLVMKTIEKYKCSKKVAVLGIAMKDYSSDDRLSPAIEIIKILQARGVEVKAFDPAVKTEYDFKVSSLQETLKDVQLVLILAKQHGIEFEEIFEYIPPSEAIIIDTRNVFSYNDAKEKGFVLEKI
- the frr gene encoding ribosome recycling factor; the encoded protein is MAEPIQVAEEKMKKAIETLKEEFATVRAGRANPHILDKVMVDYYGVPTPIPQVASITVPEARMIVIQPWEARMLKEIEKAIQKSDLGVNPTNDGKVIRLIFPELTEERRKELVKQVKKMAEDAKVAIRNIRREALDEYKKMKKNNEITEDDLKDAEEDVQKLHDKYIEQIEKLLSAKEKEIMEV
- a CDS encoding isoprenyl transferase, which produces MLEFLKRKKIKIEKEKMPQHIAIIMDGNGRWAKKRGLPRSAGHRFGAQKLKEIVLFADEIGLKYLTVYAFSTENWKRPKDEVENLMNLLREFFDTEIENLIKKTQIRIKVIGDISKLDKDIQERIISAEGRTKDKRGLCVVIALNYGGRQEIINAVKNLALDIKNGKIDIEDVDEELFKKYLYTYDIPDPDLLIRPSGEMRVSNFLLWQISYTEFWFSNVLWPDFKKEHLLKAIEDYQKRDRRFGGVK
- a CDS encoding glycosyltransferase, which encodes MIDIICFSTTPWDPIPTRKQQIMKRMPKNCRIFYLDPPVTLIGPLKDPSLRPYLTRFRKSPKRIKENLFVFALPPIIPFYNKKRAINKFNQKMIANFVKEIIYQNFNLKSPIIWTYMPNTVDLLEHLSYSLLVYDCIDKHSEFQGFIDKALVERMEDELAQKSSVVFTTTQGLYNKLKPLNPHTYLVPNGAEFEHFNRASNRLPVPDEMKNIPHPIFGFVGVIHTWIDTQLIEYLAKERNEWSFVLIGPVGAGVNIDTLKKLKNVYLLGRVDHRDLPQYVSQFDVCLNLFRTNKLSENVSPLKFYEYLATGKPIVSTYMPQVEEFSDVVYIGKNYEDMLAKCFQALQEAQNPDIEKIERRIEYAKKTSWDSRVAEIIDILKREGINIE